A genomic window from Euwallacea fornicatus isolate EFF26 chromosome 30, ASM4011564v1, whole genome shotgun sequence includes:
- the LOC136347807 gene encoding zinc finger protein Xfin-like, which produces MDTLPTARPMDLNAICRLCLSDRKDSLKSLYDEILGPNKLPQKIELLLHLQVSRRDKISTMICNDCIIRLDTWFAYKKQCHSNQAKLTDWLNISKQANWTDVHETALSIKPEPLDSNEHSLMPIKVELSYEEDHFNDMDISSSYNSDGNQMSYAGEMDIDDVETDDDRRCPDCGKMFGNSLNMRRHQNMLHMKKDRRFQMAEIRKSPVGDAIKPNISEMSESVSSHQKDFKVDPSEDLENAASNSDNAEAEIRNEANSSVNAGLNDWTQFKSDAIEEDNEKEVDNVDDIKEKSVDERLKVQDSIGEKPVNDEGDASKKIIQKSEIDEKKIQFAAGLKLLQKDATLIESEPLSKIELSYIEKCKAMVSMFQTLQCACHNVQHKTIRYLLSHLRETRIWFPLFTCYNCMISLTDRSTFTKHYSRCERPQMETLKKLSNLRRRCLVKPRVYQNFKCNRCKFMFSFHEDFCRHIDEDHIYGPPPFYCSCRYVFDSLDEYKSHCYTSCIVSYYCDICFITTPTIEEFVKHAQELHDASEGFILLQDSQYLPRTQTFKYKEADEANVVEGKRERKKSSKEPIMVQIYDKEVPQDIKDVPTSLVKKMVHMDNLRIASEGGTFSSTRCPLCKKAYSNANNMVRHYKSHIEKKEVEVPQMDGENEDLYTCPDCGGVYPVSKWKQHVLEKHTLLQCSECDKEFQFQSELEQHRSVHLNLKVYRDSKTQAYKSSMMSPSSDEEDLLEDGGKMCELCDATFTTGEELRNHKLEEHHDQENQSDANISMEEMEDTKEEESAVEEKPSKSKPKPYCQKCDINFASNKALREHALQKHGSEYWRQTQYPRKCENCDKMCTTGAAFKSHMAWHQRMNMTEEEKANSEFPKKCEYCDKVCITPAGLYLHTQMHERVTLGELKKKKEDKKVKVEVPKLVDDEESYHTCKRCFKVFATKFKLREHLKSHGIVNKASPSKRSRKVHCDLCHVALENTAALAKHKQEEHSEDISNEESECEEDSRATGNSTTGQKVITYTCDICESSYNSRSALYQHKDTHRVKPRAKNNDLNICKWCKVSFANLNELTKHLHTEHGESAKPKGTKERVGKVNDDKPFKCAICGKGFPTAGALQGHTGWHKRMGPTASENIRSAEVASKLARKQKILKKINNTKVLKEEPAELSEFQCTTCFMELANGTALQIHILEKHRQLDALMLVPRCETCNQDFNTQDEYEKHKRFHAFLERQIKQEKGDIQTPVIHSVQSVAEQTSKVRFQCDWCPSSFSRQDTLNAHIKNHHKEHVKTEFECHQCNRVFDKQNSLTTHLKVHQKQIKSAAAHQTSSSSPQMVATGSGTKFYICSLCNMCFNYPKDLRMHTINDHPF; this is translated from the exons ATGGACACGCTACCGACGGCCAGACCGATGGATCTCAACGCCATTTGTCGGCTCTGCCTGTCGGACAGGAAAGACTCTCTAAAATCGCTATACGACGAAATCCTCGGTCCGAACAAGCTTCCTCAAAAGATAGAGCTGTTGCTGCATCTCCAG GTGAGCCGACGAGACAAGATCTCAACAATGATCTGCAACGACTGCATCATCAGACTGGACACTTGGTTCGCATACAAGAAACAGTGCCATAGCAACCAGGCCAAACTAACAGATTGGTTGAATATTTCTAAGCAGGCTAATTGGACGGACGTCCACGAAACT GCCTTGAGCATTAAACCGGAACCTCTGGATTCCAATGAGCATTCGCTGATGCCGATTAAAGTGGAACTGAGCTACGAAGAAGACCACTTCAACGATATGGACATCTCCAGTTCTTATAATTCGGACGGCAATCAAATGTCCTACGCAGGTGAGATGGATATCGACGACGTTGAGACAGACG ACGATCGGCGGTGCCCCGACTGCGGTAAAATGTTCGGCAATTCTCTGAACATGCGACGGCATCAAAATATGTTGCACATGAAAAAGGACAGGAGATTTCAAATGGCTGAAATCAGGAAATCGCCCGTCGGCGATGCGATTAAACCAAACATCAGCGAGATGTCCGAGTCCGTTAGTAGCCATCAAAAAGATTTCAAGGTTGACCCGTCCGAAGACTTGGAGAATGCTGCGAGCAATTCGGATAACGCCGAAGCTGAAATTAGAAACGAAGCCAATTCTAGCGTAAATGCCGGCTTAAATGATTGGACGCAATTTAAATCAGATGCCATAGAAGAGGACAACGAGAAAGAAGTTGATAACGTGGACGACATCAAAGAGAAATCCGTTGATGAGAGACTTAAGGTGCAAGACTCCATCGGCGAGAAACCAGTAAATGACGAAGGAGACgcttctaaaaaaataattcaaaaatcggAAATCgacgaaaagaaaattcaattcgcCGCAGGTTTGAAACTTCTTCAAAAGGACGCTACCCTTATTGAATCAGAGCCTTTGTCGAAAATTGAACTGAGCTACATAGAGAAGTGTAAAGCCATGGTATCCATGTTCCAAACACTTCAGTGTGCCTGCCACAACGTGCAGCACAAAACAATACGTTATCTCTTGTCACATTTGAGAGAAACGCGGATTTGGTTCCCATTGTTTACTTGCTATAATTGTATGATATCGCTCACCGATAGGTCCACCTTCACAAAACACTACTCCCGGTGCGAACGGCCTCAAATGGAGACCTTGAAAAAGCTTTCGAACCTCAGAAGGAGATGCCTTGTGAAACCCAGAgtttaccaaaatttcaagtgCAATCGCTGCAAATTCATGTTCAGCTTCCACGAGGACTTTTGCAGACACATCGACGAAGACCACATATACGGACCACCACCGTTTTACTGTTCTTGTCGCTATGTTTTTGATTCTTTAGATGAGTATAAAAGTCACTGCTATACGTCATGCATTGTATCCTATTACTGCGACATATGCTTCATCACTACTCCCACTATAGAGGAATTTGTGAAACACGCTCAGGAACTTCACGACGCGTCTGAGGGATTTATTTTGCTTCAAGACAGCCAGTACCTCCCAAGAAcgcaaacatttaaatataaagaagCCGATGAAGCTAACGTCGTGGAGGGCAAGCGCGAACGAAAGAAATCCTCAAAAGAACCCATCATGGTACAAATATACGATAAGGAAGTTCCTCAAGATATCAAAGACGTCCCGACAAGTTTGGTCAAAAAAATGGTCCACATGGATAATTTGCGCATTGCCAGTGAAGGGGGCACCTTCTCGTCCACTCGATGTCCGCTTTGCAAGAAGGCTTACTCAAACGCAAATAACATGGTCAGACATTATAAATCTCACATAGAAAAGAAGGAAGTGGAAGTTCCGCAAATGGATGGGGAAAACGAAGATTTATACACATGTCCTGATTGCGGAGGAGTGTACCCAGTATCAAAGTGGAAGCAACATGTCCTAGAGAAACACACTCTTCTGCAATGCTCGGAATGCGACAAAGAATTTCAATTCCAAAGCGAGTTGGAGCAGCACAGAAGCGTTCATCTcaatttgaaagtttataGAGACTCTAAAACGCAGGCTTACAAGTCTTCCATGATGAGCCCATCGTCCGATGAAGAGGACTTGCTCGAAGACGGGGGGAAGATGTGCGAACTATGCGATGCTACATTTACCACAGGCGAGGAACTACGTAACCATAAACTCGAAGAACACCATGATCAAGAAAATCAATCCGATGCAAATATTTCCATGGAAGAGATGGAAGACACCAAAGAAGAAGAAAGCGCAGTCGAAGAAAAACCGTCAAAATCAAAACCGAAGCCATATTGCCAAAAATGTGATATAAATTTTGCCAGTAATAAGGCCTTGAGGGAGCACGCATTACAAAAACATGGTTCCGAGTATTGGAGACAGACCCAGTACCCAAGAAAGTGTGAAAATTGCGATAAAATGTGTACCACCGGAGCGGCCTTCAAGAGTCACATGGCGTGGCACCAGCGAATGAACATGACCGAGGAGGAAAAGGCAAATAGTGAATTTCCTAAAAAGTGCGAATATTGTGATAAAGTTTGTATCACTCCTGCGGGATTGTACCTTCACACGCAGATGCACGAACGGGTAACCTTGGGCGAGctcaaaaagaagaaagaagaCAAGAAAGTCAAAGTGGAGGTACCAAAGCTTGTAGACGATGAAGAGTCATATCACACTTGTAAGCGATGTTTCAAGGTGTTTGCCACGAAATTTAAGCTCAGGGAACATTTGAAGTCGCACGGTATTGTTAACAAGGCTAGCCCTAGTAAAAGAAGCAGAAAAGTACACTGTGACCTTTGTCACGTAGCTTTAGAGAATACTGCGGCATTAGCTAAACACAAGCAGGAAGAGCATAGCGAAGATATATCGAACGAGGAGTCAGAATGCGAAGAAGATTCTCGGGCCACCGGTAACAGTACCACGGGCCAGAAAGTCATAACTTATACTTGCGATATTTGTGAAAGCAGTTACAATTCCAGATCTGCGCTATATCAACATAAAGACACACACAGAGTGAAACCAAGGgctaaaaataatgatttgaatatttgtaaATGGTGCAAAGTGTCTTTCGCAAACTTGAACGAACTGACGAAGCACTTGCACACAGAACACGGTGAGAGTGCCAAACCCAAAGGAACCAAAGAGAGGGTGGGTAAAGTTAACGATGACAAGCCCTTCAAATGTGCAATTTGCGGTAAAGGATTCCCAACTGCAGGGGCCTTGCAGGGTCACACTGGTTGGCATAAACGCATGGGACCAACTGCTTCAGAAAATATCCGTAGTGCGGAAGTCGCGTCGAAATTGGCTAGGAAGCAGAagatactaaaaaaaataaataacaccaAAGTACTTAAAGAAGAGCCCGCGGAATTATCAGAGTTTCAGTGTACCACGTGCTTCATGGAGTTAGCTAATGGAACTGCCTTGCAAATCCATATTTTAGAAAAGCATCGACAGTTAGACGCTTTAATGTTAGTTCCTAGGTGTGAAACGTGTAACCAAGATTTCAACACTCAAGATGAATACGAGAAACACAAACGCTTCCATGCCTTCCTGGAAAGGCAGATCAAGCAAGAAAAGGGCGACATTCAGACCCCTGTAATTCACAGCGTCCAAAGTGTCGCAGAACAGACTTCGAAAGTGCGCTTCCAATGCGATTGGTGTCCCTCCAGTTTTAGTAGGCAAGATACCTTGAACGCACACATTAAAAATCACCATAAAGAACATGTGAAAACTGAGTTTGAGTGCCACCAATGTAACAGGGTGTTTGATAAGCAAAATTCGTTAACTACACATTTGAAAGTGCAtcagaaacaaattaaaagtgCCGCTGCCCATCAAACGTCTAGTTCCAGCCCTCAGATGGTCGCCACTGGCAGTGGtaccaaattttatatttgttcaCTGTGTAACATGTGCTTCAATTACCCCAAGGATCTGAGGATGCACACTATTAATGATCATCCATTTTAG